One window from the genome of Malus domestica chromosome 01, GDT2T_hap1 encodes:
- the LOC103406600 gene encoding protein IQ-DOMAIN 17-like, with protein sequence MGKTGGSSWLTAVKRVFRSPTKSDRSNTRRREELQEQEEEEKKRGKRRWIFRKPTIQETFIQVQHRNCPRSAADGGAATQNATMAAHDEARDAPRMAVAPTAAATVQMAVKAVRLTKSNCRPSIFVRDYAAIVIQTAFRGCLARRALRALKGLVKLQALVRGHNVRKRAKMTLQCMQALVRVQARVLDQRTKRLSHEGSADSIFSDPNGLCGAHFSDRRKSISKDEESSALDDLIHWDNLKPKTLEQIEAMLQKTKQAALKSERSTSLAYAFSSQKLSSGSSDEDASEHEELEEKFNLLDGWTRRRQREINPGRASFDQRDPIKTVEIDTSRPYSYSSTPNSNSRIKRSDQYNYQSHHLQYNYQQQRAPPQSYPVASPQSPVTPFTSMARNLQVHSASPRCLRGDQRINHPMPPPHTPNQNLGSTNYNHGLMGVPNYMATTASAKARIRSQSTPRQRHSASEMEKPGSARKRLFFPAPHPCGDSCANANVNGGSDYNLESPRYNNGIKGGLAVRMPQRPSVSSCYTDGETSPTSSSEHRRYWLR encoded by the exons ATGGGGAAGACTGGAGGGAGCTCCTGGTTGACCGCGGTCAAAAGGGTTTTCAGGTCTCCTACCAAGAGTGACAGAAGCAACACTAGGAGGAGAGAAGAACTGCAGGaacaagaggaagaagaaaag AAGAGAGGAAAACGGAGATGGATTTTTAGGAAGCCTACGATCCAAGAAACGTTTATACAAGTACAACATAGAAACTGTCCAAGATCTGCTGCTGATGGCGGAGCAGCCACTCAAAATGCAACTATGGCAGCTCATGATGAGGCCCGTGATGCTCCTAGAATGGCGGTGGCCCCGACAGCAGCTGCCACAGTGCAAATGGCGGTCAAAGCTGTTCGTCTTACTAAGTCTAACTGCAGGCCTTCCATTTTCGTTAGAGACTATGCTGCCATTGTTATTCAGACTGCTTTCAGAGGATGTCTG GCTCGAAGAGCTCTTCGGGCCCTGAAGGGGCTGGTGAAGCTTCAAGCACTGGTGAGAGGCCACAATGTTAGAAAGAGGGCAAAGATGACTCTGCAATGCATGCAGGCTCTGGTTCGAGTGCAAGCTCGGGTTCTTGACCAACGAACGAAGAGGCTTTCGCATGAAGGCAGCGCAGATTCCATTTTCAGTGATCCCAATGGCTTATGTGGAGCACATTTCTCAGATAGAAGGAAGTCCATA TCGAAAGACGAAGAGAGCAGCGCCTTGGATGATCTGATCCATTGGGACAACTTGAAACCGAAAACATTGGAGCAGATTGAAGCCATGTTACAGAAAACCAAGCAAGCTGCCTTGAAGAGTGAAAGGAGTACTAGCCTTGCTTATGCCTTCTCTAGCCAG aaattgagtAGTGGTAGCAGCGACGAAGATGCTAGTGAGCATGAGGAGTTAGAGGAGAAATTTAATTTGCTTGATGGTTGGACAAGAAGAAGGCAACGTGAGATCAATCCAGGCAGAGCTTCGTTTGATCAGAGAGATCCTATCAAAACAGTTGAAATCGACACTTCTCGACCTTACTCTTATTCGAGTACTCCGAATTCCAATTCCAGAATCAAAAGATCAGATCAATATAATTATCAGAGCCACCATCTTCAGTACAATTATCAACAGCAAAGAGCTCCTCCTCAGTCATATCCAGTTGCCTCTCCTCAATCACCCGTCACGCCATTTACTTCCATGGCAAGAAATCTACAAGTGCACTCGGCTAGTCCTCGTTGCCTTCGGGGAGATCAGAGGATTAACCACCCAATGCCACCTCCTCATACTCCCAACCAGAACTTAGGCTCAACTAATTACAACCATGGATTGATGGGGGTGCCAAACTACATGGCTACTACAGCATCAGCCAAGGCTCGGATTCGGTCTCAAAGCACACCAAGGCAAAGGCATTCAGCAAGCGAGATGGAAAAGCCAGGATCCGCAAGGAAACGCTTGTTTTTTCCAGCTCCTCATCCATGTGGTGATAGCTGTGCTAATGCTAATGTTAATGGTGGTTCGGATTATAACTTGGAGAGCCCTAGATATAACAACGGCATCAAGGGAGGCCTTGCAGTTCGAATGCCGCAGAGGCCTAGCGTGTCTTCTTGTTACACAGATGGTGAAACCTCTCCAACTTCCAGCAGCGAGCACAGAAGGTACTGGTTGAGGTAA
- the LOC103406599 gene encoding uncharacterized protein, whose amino-acid sequence MGYVLRVRMASFFGGAAVASFLGLYILHNDYKVAHHSISQQVKGLHESLDRRISALESLKPTEAPQPAEASE is encoded by the exons atgggTTACGTTCTGAGAGTGAGAATGGCGTCGTTTTTCGGCGGAGCTGCGGTGGCGTCGTTTCTGGGTCTCTACATCCTCCACAACGATTACAAGGTCGCCCACCACTCCATTTCTCAACAG GTGAAAGGCCTACATGAATCATTGGACAGAAGAATTTCAGCTCTCGAAAGTTTAAAGCCAACAGAAGCTCCACAACCTGCAGAAGCATCCGAGTAG